The following proteins are co-located in the uncultured Draconibacterium sp. genome:
- a CDS encoding methyltransferase domain-containing protein, translated as MKLDSILSKSQKPAIYEKGTAVMWTDEYISEQLLAVHLNAEIDLASRKKETIIQTVEWILSKVQDKKSDILDLGCGPGLYAGLLAEKGCKVTGVDFSKSSIEYAKKQAREQQQNITYIHSNYLDLKLDDNTFDLVILVYTDFGVLHPEEQQQLLRIIYRVLKPGGVFIFDVLNDVSLEQKITPKNWELATNGFWKPEPYLALSESFLYEKEKVILYQHLVLDEKEQLDVYRFWTHFFSRADLAKLLTESGFEEYDFFEDVLLEENLFSGKNVTFTVAGK; from the coding sequence ATGAAACTTGATTCAATACTTTCGAAATCACAAAAACCGGCTATTTACGAAAAAGGAACAGCGGTAATGTGGACAGACGAATACATCTCTGAACAACTGTTGGCTGTACATTTAAATGCAGAAATTGATTTGGCCAGTCGTAAAAAAGAAACCATTATACAGACGGTGGAATGGATATTAAGCAAAGTTCAGGATAAAAAATCAGATATTCTGGATTTAGGTTGCGGACCCGGATTATATGCCGGATTGCTGGCTGAAAAAGGCTGTAAAGTTACGGGTGTCGACTTCTCCAAATCATCGATAGAATATGCCAAAAAGCAAGCCCGCGAGCAGCAGCAGAATATCACTTATATTCATTCAAATTATCTGGATCTGAAATTGGACGATAATACCTTTGACCTGGTAATACTCGTTTATACCGATTTTGGCGTGCTACATCCTGAAGAACAGCAGCAATTATTGCGAATTATTTACAGAGTTCTGAAGCCTGGAGGCGTTTTTATTTTTGATGTTCTTAATGATGTAAGTCTGGAACAGAAAATTACGCCGAAAAACTGGGAGCTTGCAACAAATGGATTCTGGAAACCGGAACCTTATCTGGCTTTATCGGAATCGTTTTTGTACGAAAAAGAAAAAGTGATTCTGTATCAGCATTTAGTTCTGGATGAAAAGGAACAATTGGATGTTTATCGTTTCTGGACTCACTTTTTTTCACGCGCCGATTTGGCGAAACTACTTACTGAAAGTGGTTTTGAAGAATATGATTTCTTTGAGGATGTTCTGCTTGAAGAGAACTTGTTTAGCGGCAAAAATGTAACTTTTACAGTAGCCGGAAAATAA
- the uxaC gene encoding glucuronate isomerase, giving the protein MKKFMDKDFLLQNDVAKELYHNHAAKMPIFDYHCHINPKEIAEDKSYENITQIWLYGDHYKWRGMRTNGVDEKYCTGDASDWEKFEKWAETVPHTVRNPLFHWTHLELKKFFGIDKVLSPETAKEIWDECNAKLQTPEYSCRGIIKMANVHTICTTDDPIDSLEYHRAIKADGFEVNVLPAWRPDKAMAVEDTKSYNDYIKKLEEAADMNIASFSDLMDALDNRHEFFHQNGCRLSDHGIETVLAADYIEAEIEKIFTKVRGGNNLTAEEILKFQSCMLYEFGIMDHSRGWTQQFHIGALRNNNTRLFNKLGPDTGFDSIGDFDVARPLSKLLNRLDLEDKLSKTVLYNLNPRDNELMATMIGNFQDGSVPGKMQYGSGWWFLDQKDGMEKQMQALSSLGLLSRFVGMLTDSRSYLSYTRHEYFRRTLCNLLGNDVENGEIPYDMELLGKMVENISFNNAKEYFNFE; this is encoded by the coding sequence ATGAAAAAGTTTATGGATAAGGATTTCTTGTTGCAGAACGATGTTGCAAAGGAATTATATCACAATCATGCGGCTAAGATGCCGATTTTTGATTACCACTGTCATATCAATCCAAAGGAAATTGCAGAGGATAAAAGCTACGAAAATATAACACAAATTTGGTTGTATGGCGACCATTACAAATGGCGTGGAATGCGTACCAATGGTGTTGACGAAAAATATTGTACAGGCGATGCCAGCGACTGGGAAAAATTTGAAAAATGGGCAGAAACCGTTCCGCACACGGTTCGTAATCCTTTGTTTCACTGGACACATCTTGAGTTGAAAAAATTCTTCGGAATTGATAAAGTACTCAGCCCGGAAACAGCGAAAGAGATTTGGGATGAATGTAACGCAAAATTACAGACTCCTGAGTATTCGTGTCGTGGTATTATTAAAATGGCAAACGTTCATACAATTTGTACAACCGACGATCCAATTGATTCTCTTGAATACCACCGTGCGATAAAAGCCGATGGTTTTGAAGTAAATGTTTTACCGGCCTGGCGCCCCGATAAAGCCATGGCTGTAGAAGATACAAAATCGTATAACGACTACATTAAAAAGCTGGAAGAAGCTGCAGATATGAATATTGCAAGTTTTAGCGACTTAATGGATGCGTTGGATAATCGTCACGAATTTTTCCATCAAAATGGATGCCGTTTGAGCGACCATGGAATTGAAACTGTTTTGGCTGCCGATTATATCGAAGCTGAAATTGAAAAGATTTTTACAAAAGTACGTGGTGGAAATAATTTAACAGCCGAAGAAATTTTAAAATTCCAGTCGTGCATGCTGTACGAGTTTGGAATCATGGATCATTCGCGGGGTTGGACTCAGCAATTCCACATAGGCGCATTACGCAACAACAATACCCGCCTATTTAATAAGTTAGGCCCTGATACCGGTTTTGATTCGATCGGTGATTTTGATGTTGCACGTCCGCTTTCAAAATTATTAAACCGTTTGGATTTGGAAGATAAACTATCGAAGACGGTGTTGTATAATTTGAATCCGCGCGATAATGAGTTGATGGCAACTATGATTGGTAATTTCCAGGACGGTTCGGTCCCTGGTAAAATGCAGTACGGTTCAGGCTGGTGGTTCCTCGATCAAAAAGATGGAATGGAAAAACAAATGCAGGCGCTTTCGAGTTTGGGACTTTTAAGTCGTTTTGTGGGGATGTTAACCGATTCGCGTAGTTATTTATCATACACCCGCCATGAATATTTCCGCAGAACTCTGTGTAATTTATTGGGTAACGATGTAGAAAATGGTGAAATTCCATACGACATGGAATTGTTGGGTAAAATGGTAGAGAATATCAGTTTCAATAACGCGAAAGAGTATTTTAATTTTGAGTAA
- a CDS encoding tagaturonate epimerase family protein — protein MKLGKYSFGVGDRFNHEGQAQLRALMKANAKGIEVTPVWNKSNREHQIVHSEPAGTRIEANEAVKELGWEGPYCVDADHINLTNVDRFIDYSDFFTLDVAMYIGNDAASADVAAFKKSCEALGEKVTIPGIEEAILISDELLDEVASKYLAAVKEAAKIYAHIESIKGKGNFVTEVSMDEVEAPQTPVDMFFILKMIANENIPAQTIAPKFTGRFNKGVDYVGDVDQFTKEFEQDVLVIDYAVKEFGLPEDLKLSVHSGSDKFTIYPIMANIIKKYDKGLHVKTAGTTWLEEVIGLSISGDEGLAVAKEIYIKALERKDELCAPYADVIDIDDAALPSPEEVLSWSGEKFGNTLRHIPGHADYNLNFRQLIHVGYKVAAEMGDGYTGLLKKYSDVVGGCVEENIYDRHLKRLFDL, from the coding sequence ATGAAACTAGGAAAATACAGCTTTGGAGTAGGAGACCGTTTTAATCACGAAGGGCAAGCACAACTACGCGCCCTAATGAAAGCAAATGCCAAGGGAATTGAGGTGACACCGGTTTGGAATAAATCGAATCGTGAGCACCAAATCGTACATTCAGAACCAGCTGGGACAAGGATTGAAGCCAACGAAGCCGTTAAAGAATTGGGATGGGAAGGACCTTATTGTGTTGATGCCGACCATATTAATTTAACAAACGTGGATCGATTTATTGATTATAGCGACTTTTTTACTTTAGATGTTGCCATGTATATTGGAAATGATGCCGCATCAGCCGATGTTGCCGCTTTCAAAAAATCGTGTGAGGCACTGGGCGAAAAAGTTACAATTCCTGGTATTGAAGAAGCAATACTAATTTCGGATGAATTATTGGACGAAGTAGCGTCGAAATATTTGGCTGCTGTAAAAGAAGCGGCTAAGATTTATGCACACATCGAATCGATTAAAGGGAAAGGTAATTTTGTTACCGAAGTATCGATGGATGAGGTGGAAGCTCCGCAAACTCCGGTTGATATGTTCTTTATTTTAAAAATGATTGCCAACGAAAATATTCCGGCACAAACCATAGCTCCTAAATTTACAGGTCGCTTTAATAAAGGTGTTGACTATGTTGGCGACGTTGATCAGTTTACAAAAGAATTCGAGCAGGATGTTTTGGTAATTGACTACGCAGTAAAAGAATTCGGACTTCCTGAAGACTTGAAATTGAGTGTTCACTCGGGATCGGATAAATTTACCATTTACCCGATTATGGCTAACATTATTAAGAAATACGATAAAGGACTTCACGTGAAAACTGCCGGTACTACCTGGCTCGAAGAAGTAATTGGTTTGTCGATTTCGGGAGATGAAGGTTTGGCAGTTGCCAAAGAAATTTATATCAAAGCATTGGAACGTAAAGATGAGCTTTGCGCACCTTATGCCGATGTAATTGATATTGACGATGCTGCATTACCAAGCCCGGAAGAAGTTTTAAGCTGGTCAGGCGAAAAATTTGGAAACACACTTCGTCATATTCCCGGTCACGCCGACTACAACCTTAATTTCCGTCAGTTAATTCACGTTGGATACAAAGTAGCCGCCGAAATGGGCGATGGATATACCGGTCTTTTGAAAAAGTATTCGGATGTTGTTGGTGGATGTGTGGAAGAGAACATTTACGACCGACACCTAAAAAGATTATTTGATTTATAA
- a CDS encoding glycoside hydrolase family 2 TIM barrel-domain containing protein: MRKLYSFCLFMTISLLLFSQEKIADWENPQLFDLNKEAAHATLMPFGSVNEAFSQRAKQSVYYKSLSGTWKFKWVRKPAERPLDFYKTDFDDSGWADIPVPSNWELQGYGVPIYVNHQYEFSDYKRPISEEMKFVDKIYPANPGKVPHDYNPVGSYRRTFTLPDNWNGRQIFIQFGAVKSAFYLYINGEKVGYSQGSKTPAEWDITKYLKEGENVVAAEVYRWSDGSYLEAQDFWRISGIERDVYIYSTPKVRIRDYFVHADLDNEYKNGAFSMEVDLQNHFEKLGSGNYTVEYQILDANKYKIADGAQPAKINKKTNTKISFSKEIEAPRKWTAETPNLYTLVLILKNETGEIVETVASKIGFRKIEIIDAVFCINGVPVTIKGVNRHEHDQYNGHVISEEAMIKEIALMKQFNINAVRTCHYPNAERFYELCDEYGLYVTDEANLESHGMYYGEYSLAKNPEWTAAHIDRNMRMVERDKNHPCVIVWSMGNEAGDGEVFTSVYKTIKERDSSRPIHYERAIMGDNTDIFCPQYPSVQALENYAAKHQTKPYISSEYSHAMGNSNGNLVDLWDVFNRDKNDQMQGGYIWDWIDQALVKKAADGTEFWAYGGDFGENMPSDYNFVCNGIISADYTPHPAIWEVKYAYQNIKIEQVANNFKITNLHDFIDLSDYEICWTTSRDGVPTNSGILDDINLKPGESTSVHINTGIKISFDDPVTHVDFIDFSVKLKSDKAFRKAGFEVAHEQFKFEIEKVSSANEVNTTPPLKLSEIKDKINVSGANFEISVDRLSGTISSYEINGFNLIQKGPQTNFWRPVNDNDKGSQMLNRLGIWREVSREAKPESVEAFQSAENKIYITAKYELEKVKSSQSVVYILTGDGKIEVISSIKTSDEKLPNMPRFGMRWEMPVNFDNLKYFGRGPHENYIDRNRSAFVGIYESKVADQYFNYVRPQENGYKTDVRWFELRNENGIGLKVSGSPTVGFSALHNPIEDFDMETPDDYRHTNDIVKKDGVFICTDLKQMGVAGDDSWGAQPMQKYQIPSGDYQFTFTIEPIF; this comes from the coding sequence ATGAGAAAACTATATTCGTTCTGCCTGTTTATGACGATTTCTCTTTTGCTTTTTTCGCAAGAGAAAATTGCCGATTGGGAAAATCCGCAACTATTCGATCTGAACAAGGAAGCAGCACATGCTACACTTATGCCATTTGGAAGTGTGAATGAGGCATTTTCGCAACGTGCCAAACAATCTGTTTATTACAAAAGCCTGAGTGGCACGTGGAAATTCAAATGGGTACGTAAACCCGCTGAGCGCCCTCTTGATTTCTACAAAACAGATTTTGATGATTCCGGCTGGGCTGATATTCCGGTTCCTTCAAACTGGGAATTGCAGGGATACGGAGTTCCGATCTATGTAAATCATCAATACGAATTCTCCGATTATAAAAGGCCAATTTCGGAAGAAATGAAATTCGTTGATAAAATATACCCTGCGAATCCAGGTAAAGTTCCGCACGATTATAATCCGGTTGGCTCGTACAGGCGAACCTTTACGCTTCCTGATAACTGGAACGGTCGCCAAATATTCATCCAGTTTGGAGCTGTTAAATCTGCTTTCTACCTGTATATAAATGGAGAAAAAGTGGGTTACAGTCAGGGAAGTAAAACGCCAGCAGAATGGGATATCACAAAGTATTTAAAAGAAGGCGAAAATGTAGTAGCTGCCGAAGTGTATCGCTGGTCGGATGGTTCGTATCTGGAAGCCCAGGATTTTTGGAGAATTAGTGGAATTGAACGCGACGTATATATTTACTCTACGCCAAAAGTACGCATTCGCGACTATTTTGTTCATGCCGATCTTGACAATGAATATAAAAACGGAGCATTCTCAATGGAGGTCGATTTGCAAAATCACTTTGAAAAATTAGGTTCCGGAAATTACACAGTCGAGTATCAAATTCTTGATGCAAACAAGTATAAAATCGCCGATGGTGCTCAACCAGCCAAAATCAATAAAAAAACAAATACAAAAATTTCATTTTCTAAAGAAATTGAAGCACCAAGAAAATGGACAGCGGAGACTCCAAACTTATATACGCTCGTTCTGATTCTAAAAAATGAAACCGGCGAGATTGTAGAGACAGTTGCTTCAAAAATCGGATTTCGAAAAATTGAAATTATTGATGCTGTATTCTGTATAAACGGCGTGCCCGTTACAATAAAAGGGGTAAACCGCCACGAGCACGACCAGTACAACGGCCATGTAATTAGCGAGGAAGCAATGATAAAAGAGATTGCTTTAATGAAACAGTTCAATATTAATGCAGTACGAACCTGCCATTATCCCAACGCCGAACGGTTTTATGAATTATGCGACGAATACGGATTATATGTGACTGACGAAGCCAATCTTGAATCGCACGGAATGTATTACGGCGAATATTCACTGGCCAAAAATCCGGAATGGACTGCAGCGCACATCGACCGTAACATGCGAATGGTGGAACGCGATAAAAATCATCCCTGCGTAATTGTTTGGTCGATGGGAAATGAAGCCGGTGATGGAGAAGTTTTCACCTCGGTTTATAAAACGATAAAAGAGCGGGATTCATCTCGCCCTATCCATTACGAACGGGCAATCATGGGAGACAATACCGATATCTTCTGCCCACAATACCCAAGTGTTCAGGCTTTGGAGAATTATGCAGCAAAACATCAAACCAAACCTTATATTTCGAGTGAATATTCGCATGCCATGGGAAACAGCAACGGCAATCTGGTTGATTTGTGGGATGTTTTTAACCGTGACAAAAACGACCAGATGCAGGGTGGTTACATTTGGGATTGGATTGATCAGGCACTGGTAAAAAAAGCCGCTGATGGAACTGAGTTTTGGGCCTACGGTGGCGACTTTGGCGAAAACATGCCAAGCGACTATAACTTTGTCTGCAATGGAATTATTTCGGCCGACTACACTCCGCACCCAGCCATTTGGGAAGTAAAATATGCCTATCAAAACATTAAAATTGAACAGGTAGCCAATAACTTTAAAATTACCAACCTGCACGATTTTATCGATTTAAGCGATTATGAAATTTGCTGGACAACAAGCAGAGATGGAGTGCCTACGAATTCCGGAATTCTCGATGATATTAATTTAAAGCCAGGCGAAAGTACAAGTGTGCATATCAATACCGGCATCAAAATAAGTTTTGATGATCCGGTAACGCACGTGGATTTTATTGATTTTTCGGTAAAACTGAAATCCGACAAAGCCTTTAGAAAGGCAGGATTTGAGGTAGCACATGAACAATTCAAATTTGAAATTGAAAAAGTTAGTTCAGCGAATGAAGTAAACACAACGCCACCGCTAAAACTTTCAGAAATTAAAGATAAGATTAATGTTAGCGGAGCAAACTTTGAAATTAGTGTCGACAGATTATCGGGAACTATTTCTTCGTATGAAATAAACGGATTCAACCTGATTCAAAAAGGGCCACAAACAAATTTCTGGCGCCCGGTAAACGACAACGACAAAGGAAGCCAGATGTTAAACCGCCTGGGTATTTGGAGAGAAGTTTCGCGCGAAGCCAAACCGGAAAGTGTGGAAGCATTTCAATCGGCTGAAAACAAAATTTACATTACCGCAAAATACGAACTCGAAAAAGTAAAATCATCGCAAAGCGTGGTGTATATTTTAACAGGCGACGGAAAAATTGAAGTAATCAGCAGCATTAAAACTTCGGACGAAAAACTGCCAAACATGCCACGTTTTGGAATGCGTTGGGAAATGCCCGTAAATTTCGACAACCTTAAATATTTTGGCCGTGGTCCACACGAAAATTACATCGACCGCAACAGAAGTGCCTTTGTTGGAATATACGAAAGTAAAGTTGCCGATCAGTACTTTAACTACGTTCGTCCACAGGAAAACGGCTACAAGACAGATGTTCGATGGTTCGAACTCAGAAATGAAAACGGAATTGGATTAAAAGTGAGCGGCTCGCCAACGGTTGGTTTTTCGGCACTTCATAATCCCATTGAAGATTTTGATATGGAAACTCCGGATGATTACCGCCACACAAATGACATTGTTAAAAAAGACGGAGTGTTTATTTGCACCGACCTCAAACAAATGGGCGTCGCTGGCGACGATTCATGGGGAGCTCAACCCATGCAAAAATACCAGATTCCATCCGGTGATTATCAATTTACATTTACCATTGAACCGATTTTTTAA
- a CDS encoding family 20 glycosylhydrolase: MKKQFLAILLSVISLGVFAQEIDVIPQPVSVIKNSGNFKLTENTNLLFNVTSSSEKDFVDLATSLIQDGAGLTLQHKNSSANPEGNILVQINNPFNSELGTEGYKLSIKNDRVFLYANTTSGLFYGMQTIWQLLTANSSNSLPCMEITDYPRFGWRGMHLDVSRHFMPVDFIYKYIDYIAMHKMNVFHWHLVDDQGWRIEIKKYPKLTEIGAFRADRENLDWNSRKTPIKGNEAKYGGFYSQEDVKAIVAYAQKKHVTVIPEIEMPAHVMSALAAYPELSCTGEYQAVPPGGVWPITHIFCAGKEETFNFLEDVLSEVMELFPSTYIHIGGDEATKTEWEKCELCQNRMKQESLKDEHELQAYFIKRIEKFLNKNGRQLIGWDEILEGGLNPSATIMSWRGSGPGTEAAKLGHDVVMTPTSHCYFDYYQGDPSLEPKAFGGKITLKKVYHYEPVPENLTTEEAKHIIGAQANIWTEQMPNGKHVEYMIMPRMTALSEVLWSTKESRDWGNFSKRMETQYQRFEKLGINFATSAFQVAATPELDSKSKAIKIALSTEAWQPEIRYTTDGTEPNANSTLYTKPFKITETTTVKAVVVKNGKPMSKALATDFYIHKAIAGELSLKYPNSKSYNSTGKFALVDGIKGSKNHADGNWKGFNGDDLVATIDMGDSKSFSSVKIGALQNVGSYIFYPTQLIVESSDDGQNFKKLGTAKNKVSVYDGATQIQDLEVKKKAKARYLRVTVKNLGLCPKGHAGEGSPAWLFVDEIVVE; encoded by the coding sequence ATGAAGAAACAATTTTTAGCAATCCTTCTGTCTGTAATTTCGCTGGGCGTTTTTGCGCAGGAAATTGATGTGATACCCCAACCGGTTAGCGTAATAAAAAACAGTGGAAATTTTAAACTTACCGAAAACACGAACCTCCTGTTTAATGTTACCAGCTCAAGCGAAAAAGATTTTGTTGATTTGGCAACATCACTAATTCAGGATGGCGCAGGTTTAACACTTCAACACAAAAATTCATCTGCAAATCCCGAAGGAAATATTTTGGTACAAATCAACAATCCCTTTAACTCGGAACTGGGTACCGAAGGGTACAAATTAAGCATTAAAAACGATCGTGTATTTTTATATGCCAACACTACTTCAGGTTTGTTTTATGGCATGCAAACCATTTGGCAACTGCTAACCGCAAATAGTTCAAACAGCCTGCCTTGTATGGAAATCACAGATTATCCCCGCTTTGGCTGGCGAGGTATGCACCTCGATGTTTCACGTCATTTTATGCCGGTTGATTTTATTTACAAATACATCGACTACATTGCCATGCACAAAATGAATGTGTTTCACTGGCATTTGGTTGACGACCAGGGCTGGAGGATTGAGATAAAAAAATATCCAAAATTAACTGAAATTGGAGCCTTTCGCGCAGATCGTGAAAACCTGGACTGGAATTCACGAAAAACGCCAATTAAAGGAAACGAAGCTAAATACGGTGGTTTTTATTCGCAGGAAGACGTAAAAGCCATTGTGGCTTATGCACAAAAAAAGCACGTAACCGTTATTCCTGAAATTGAAATGCCTGCCCATGTTATGTCGGCTTTGGCTGCCTACCCCGAATTGTCGTGTACCGGCGAATACCAAGCTGTTCCTCCGGGCGGAGTTTGGCCAATCACACATATTTTCTGTGCAGGAAAAGAGGAAACATTCAATTTTCTGGAAGATGTTTTAAGCGAAGTGATGGAACTTTTCCCTTCAACTTACATTCACATTGGAGGCGATGAAGCTACTAAAACCGAATGGGAAAAATGTGAACTTTGCCAAAACAGAATGAAACAGGAAAGTTTAAAAGATGAACATGAATTACAGGCCTATTTTATAAAACGTATCGAAAAATTCCTGAATAAAAATGGCCGACAGTTAATTGGCTGGGACGAAATTCTGGAAGGTGGTTTAAATCCATCGGCTACTATTATGTCGTGGCGTGGTTCAGGTCCGGGTACCGAAGCCGCAAAACTTGGGCACGATGTTGTAATGACGCCAACCTCGCATTGTTATTTCGATTACTACCAGGGCGATCCTTCATTGGAACCAAAAGCGTTTGGAGGCAAAATAACATTAAAAAAAGTATATCACTACGAACCGGTTCCCGAAAATCTAACTACCGAAGAAGCAAAGCACATAATTGGTGCGCAGGCCAACATCTGGACCGAACAAATGCCAAATGGGAAACATGTGGAATACATGATCATGCCGCGAATGACGGCACTGTCAGAAGTGCTTTGGTCAACCAAAGAAAGCAGAGACTGGGGAAATTTCTCAAAACGTATGGAAACACAATATCAGCGATTTGAAAAATTGGGTATTAACTTTGCAACCAGTGCATTTCAGGTGGCTGCAACTCCCGAACTGGATTCGAAAAGCAAAGCCATAAAAATAGCATTGTCAACCGAAGCCTGGCAACCTGAAATTCGCTATACAACAGATGGAACAGAGCCAAACGCAAACTCTACTTTATACACTAAACCTTTTAAAATTACAGAAACAACTACCGTAAAAGCAGTGGTTGTAAAAAATGGAAAACCGATGTCGAAAGCCCTGGCAACCGACTTTTATATTCACAAAGCCATTGCCGGCGAATTGAGTTTAAAATACCCCAACAGCAAAAGCTATAATTCTACAGGAAAATTTGCGTTGGTTGACGGGATAAAAGGCTCTAAAAATCATGCCGACGGGAACTGGAAAGGTTTTAACGGCGACGATCTGGTTGCCACTATTGACATGGGAGACTCAAAATCATTTTCTTCTGTGAAAATAGGAGCCTTACAAAACGTGGGATCGTATATTTTTTACCCAACACAGCTTATTGTGGAAAGTTCGGATGACGGACAGAATTTCAAGAAACTGGGTACTGCTAAAAACAAAGTAAGTGTTTACGATGGTGCCACTCAAATTCAGGATTTGGAAGTTAAAAAGAAAGCGAAAGCACGCTACTTACGTGTAACTGTAAAAAACCTTGGATTATGTCCGAAAGGCCATGCCGGCGAAGGATCACCTGCCTGGTTGTTTGTTGATGAAATTGTAGTTGAATAA